TTCTTTCGGAAGGTGATCTAAATGGTTATGAGGTCGCCAAGGTAACCGGGATTTCAAGATCTAATACCTATACTTCACTGGCATCGCTGGTAGAAAAAGGAGCTGCTTATGTTATCGAAGAAGCGACCATTCGGTATACTCCGGTTTCAATCAAAGAATTTTGTGAGAATAAGATCAGAAAATTACAAGAATCGGAAGAAAATCTGGTTAGAACGATCCCCAGCAAACGGGATGCGGTCGAGGGCTATATTACCATCAAGGGCGAAATCAATATTATGAATAAGTTGCAAAACATGATCTTAGAAGCCAAAGAACGGGTCTACATTTCGGTATCGGTTCTGATTCTGAACTCAATTTTAACGGATATCAAAAAGGCCATTCAGCGCGGCATAAAAATGGTGATTATCACCAATGAAGCGATTAAACTGGAGGGCGCAATTATTTATACTACCAGTCAACCGCTGCCGCAAATCCGACTGATTGCCGACTCCACAAATGTCCTTACCGGAGATATTAATAATGGCGAACATTCAACCTGCTTGTACTCACATAAACAAAATCTGGTTGATTTATTTAAAGACTCGATGAAAAATGAAATAAAGTTGATTGAACTAACGAAAGGAAACCGATAACTATGAAAAAAACATTTATTAATCAAGAAAAATTAACAGAAATAGTTGGCCAATACCCCACTCCTTTTCATCTCTATGACGAAAAAGGAATTCGCGAAAATGTCCGTAACTTACAAAAGGCGTTTTCCTGGAATCCCGGCTATAAAGAATATTTTGCCGTTAAGGCGACACCCAATCCCACTATTTTGCAAATCTTAAAAGAAGAAGGATGTGGGGTTGATTGTTCTTCATACACTGAACTGTTAATGTCAGATACGGTTGGTTTCACTGGAACAGACATCATGTTTACTTCTAACGTCACACCAAGAGAAGATTTTGTGTTGGCCAGAAAACTCAATGCCCTGATTACTTTGGATGATATTACGCATATTGATTTCCTGGAAGAAATCGCCGAGCTTCCTGAAACCATTAGTTGCCGATTTAATCCCGGTGGTGATTTTGTGATCGACAATGCCATTATGGATACACCGCAAGTCGCCAAATATGGTTTTACCAGAGAACAGATGTCAGAAGGTTTTAAAATCCTAAAAAGTAAAGGTGTTAAACATTTTGGTATCCACGCATTTTTGGCCAGTAACACAATCGCAAATGAATATTATCCGGCGCTGGCACGAATTCTTTTTAAAACCGCGGTGGAACTGAATCAGGAAACAGGTGCTCATATTGCTTTTATTAACCTTTCCGGTGGGGTGGGAATTCCATATCTGCCTGATCAAGAACCAACCGATATCGCAGAGGTGGGACGTGGAGTTCAAAAAGCCTTTGAAGAAATTCTGGTCCCGGCCGGAATGGGCGATATCTCTATTTATACCGAACTGGGTCGTTTTGTTTTAGGACCGTTCGGACATCTGGTAACAACTGCGCTTCATGAAAAACATACGCATAAAGAATACATTGGTCTCGATGCCTGTGCGGCGAATTTGATGAGACCGGCAATGTATGGAGCTTATCATCATATCACGGTTATGGGAAAAGAAAACGAACCGCTTGATCATATTTATGACGTCACTGGCGGATTATGTGAAAATAACGACAAATTTGCCATCGACAGAAAGCTTCCAAAGATTGATATCGGTGATTTGGTTGTCCTGCACGATACTGGTGCGCACGGTTTCGCGATGGGTTATAACTATAACGGCAAGCTCCGCTCGGCAGAGGTATTGTTAAAAGAAGATGGGACGACCGAACTGATCCGACGAGCTGAAACCCCGGAAGATTATTTTGCAACCCTGGATTTTTCCAAGTGGAATAAATAAAAGTTAAGAAATAATAATAAATAGGCGTTTGCGAAATTAAAAAACATCGAACAACGGTTGCTTTGGGTGCAGTTTCCACAAACGATTTCGTAACGTGTAGGCGAACAGTTCATCGAACTGTCCGCCGTACCGTGTAGAAATTGTTTCGTGCGAAACTGGGCCCAAAGCTCATGGCAGTTTCGCAATTACCTAAATAATAATAAAAATTGAAAGGAAAAAAACATGGCATTAATCAATGAAAATTATTTAAAATTACCGGGTTCCTACCTTTTTTCGGAAATAGCGAGACGCGTAGAAGCCTATAAAACTGCAAATCCGGAGGCTAACATTATCCGACTGGGCATTGGTGATGTAACCAAACCACTGCCGGAGGCAGTGATTAAAAGCTTGCACAACGCTGTTGATGAGATGGCTGATGAAAAAACATTTAAAGGTTACGGCCCGGAACAAGGTTATGACTTTTTGCTTAAAAAAATTATTGAGTTTGATTTTAATCCGCGTGGGGTAGAACTCGCAATTGACGAAATTTTTGTCAGTGATGGTTCCAAAAGCGATACGGCCAATTTTCAGGAAATATTTGGCTTGAATAATAAAATCGCCATCACTGATCCGGTTTATCCCGTTTATGTCGATAGCAACGTCATGGCGGGGAGAAGTGGTACCTTAGGTGCCGACGGCAAATGGACGGATATGGTTTATATCCCCTGTACGGCAGAAAATGGCTTTGTCCCACAAATTCCAACCGAAAAAGTTGATTTGATTTATTTGTGTTTCCCCAATAATCCCACCGGAACAACGATCAGTAAAACAGAGTTAAAGAAATGGGTAGATTATGCAAAAGTTAATCAGGCAATTATTTTATATGATGCTGCTTATGAAGCGTATATTCAGGAAGACGATGTCCCACATAGCATTTATGAAATAGCCGGAGCTAAAGAGGTTGCCATTGAATTTCGCAGTTTTTCAAAAAATGCCGGTTTTACCGGAACCCGATGTTCGTATGTAGTGGTGCCAAAAGAAGTAATGGGTTATACTGAATCCGGTGAACCAATTGAAATCAATAAATTATGGAATAGACGACACTGCACTAAATTTAATGGGGTTCCTTATATCATTCAAAAAGGGGCCGAGGCCGTTTATACAACCGCAGGACAACAGCAAATCAAAGCTTTGGTCGAATACTATATGGCAAATGCCAAAATGATTCGTGAAGGTGTTGCCAGCAAGGGAATTGAAGTTTTTGGCGGTATTAATGCGCCATACATCTGGCTGAAAACACCAACCGGGATGGATTCATGGACTTTCTTTGATAAACTGTTAACTGAGGTTAATATCGTTGGAACTCCAGGCGTCGGTTTTGGCCCCAACGGAGAAGGGTATTTCCGACTAACGGCTTTTGGCAGTAAAGAAAATACCGAAGAGGCAATCCGCCGCTTTACAACCGAGTTTAAAATTTAGCAGGTACAATTAAAACAACACGATCCGATAAAATGTCCGGCAATAGATTATTCGCTGGGCATTTTTCGAGTTTCAAAAAAGAAAGGAAAAGAAAGTTGAACTTAAAAGAAGCGGCTTTAAAATACCACCAAGATCATAACGGAAAAATAGAAGTGACCAGTAAAGTAGCGGTTGCCACCGCAGCAGACCTAACCTTAGCGTATACACCGGGCGTTGCCGAACCTTGTCTTGAAATCAAAAAAGATTATGCCAAGATTTATGATTATACTGCCAAAGGAAACTTAGTTGCAGTTGTAACCAATGGAACCGCGGTTTTAGGCTTAGGC
This is a stretch of genomic DNA from Acetobacterium woodii DSM 1030. It encodes these proteins:
- a CDS encoding TrmB family transcriptional regulator gives rise to the protein MDSVERLTQFGLTRHEAAIYLTLLSEGDLNGYEVAKVTGISRSNTYTSLASLVEKGAAYVIEEATIRYTPVSIKEFCENKIRKLQESEENLVRTIPSKRDAVEGYITIKGEINIMNKLQNMILEAKERVYISVSVLILNSILTDIKKAIQRGIKMVIITNEAIKLEGAIIYTTSQPLPQIRLIADSTNVLTGDINNGEHSTCLYSHKQNLVDLFKDSMKNEIKLIELTKGNR
- a CDS encoding diaminopimelate decarboxylase; translation: MKKTFINQEKLTEIVGQYPTPFHLYDEKGIRENVRNLQKAFSWNPGYKEYFAVKATPNPTILQILKEEGCGVDCSSYTELLMSDTVGFTGTDIMFTSNVTPREDFVLARKLNALITLDDITHIDFLEEIAELPETISCRFNPGGDFVIDNAIMDTPQVAKYGFTREQMSEGFKILKSKGVKHFGIHAFLASNTIANEYYPALARILFKTAVELNQETGAHIAFINLSGGVGIPYLPDQEPTDIAEVGRGVQKAFEEILVPAGMGDISIYTELGRFVLGPFGHLVTTALHEKHTHKEYIGLDACAANLMRPAMYGAYHHITVMGKENEPLDHIYDVTGGLCENNDKFAIDRKLPKIDIGDLVVLHDTGAHGFAMGYNYNGKLRSAEVLLKEDGTTELIRRAETPEDYFATLDFSKWNK
- a CDS encoding LL-diaminopimelate aminotransferase, which gives rise to MALINENYLKLPGSYLFSEIARRVEAYKTANPEANIIRLGIGDVTKPLPEAVIKSLHNAVDEMADEKTFKGYGPEQGYDFLLKKIIEFDFNPRGVELAIDEIFVSDGSKSDTANFQEIFGLNNKIAITDPVYPVYVDSNVMAGRSGTLGADGKWTDMVYIPCTAENGFVPQIPTEKVDLIYLCFPNNPTGTTISKTELKKWVDYAKVNQAIILYDAAYEAYIQEDDVPHSIYEIAGAKEVAIEFRSFSKNAGFTGTRCSYVVVPKEVMGYTESGEPIEINKLWNRRHCTKFNGVPYIIQKGAEAVYTTAGQQQIKALVEYYMANAKMIREGVASKGIEVFGGINAPYIWLKTPTGMDSWTFFDKLLTEVNIVGTPGVGFGPNGEGYFRLTAFGSKENTEEAIRRFTTEFKI